The Amycolatopsis camponoti genome segment GCGGTGCTGCTCGACCGGTTCGCGACGTACGAGCCGCCCGCGCCGCCTAAGTGGGCGACGGAGCCGCCGGGGATCTGACGTCGGTGCTCGCCCGGACGAACGCGGCCACCGCCCGCGAGCGCGTCCGGTCGGGCCACGCCAGCAGCACCGACGTCCGGGGCGCGTCGAGCACCGGCAGGCACACGACGTCCGCGCGCACGTGGCGGCGGGCCGACTCCGGGACCACCGCGACGACCTGGCCCAGCGCCACGAGCTGGAGCAGCTGCCCCGCGTCCCGCACCTCGGGCCCGCGCACGTCGCTGCCGGGCCACCGGGGGAGCGGCTCGCCGTCCAGGTCGGCGAGCACCAGCGCCGACCGGTCGGCCAGGCGGTGCCCGCGCGCGAGCATCGCCACCTGGTCCTGCTCCAGCAGCAGCTCGGTGTCGAACCCGACGGAGTCGTCGTGCGGGCCGTGCAGGAACGCCAGGTCGACGCGGCCGTCGCGCAGCATGCGGGACTGCTCGCCGATCCCGCCCACGACGACCTCGACCTCGATCGCGTCCGGGTCGGCCCGGTACCCGGGGAGGATCCGCTCGAGCAGGCCGGCGTCGCCGTCGGGCTTCATCGCCACGAGCAGCTTCGGCACCTCCTGTCCCGCGCGCTGCGCCCGGCGCACCGCGGCGTCCACCGCGTCGAGCGCTTTGCGGCTCTCCGCAAGGAAAACCGCGCCCGCGGGCGTCAGGCTCACGCCGCGGCTCGTGCGGTTCAGCAGCGGCACGCCCATGCGGCGTTCGAGCTGCTGGATGGCGCGCGACAGCGGAGGCTGCGCCATGCCGAGGCGCTGCGCGGCGCGGCCGAAGTGCAGTTCCTCGGCGACGGCCACGAAATACGCGAGCTCCCGCGTCTCCATACCGCCAGAGTATCGGCCGATGCGGCATCGGTGTTGGCTCGCGTGTGCGGCTCGCTGG includes the following:
- a CDS encoding LysR family transcriptional regulator → METRELAYFVAVAEELHFGRAAQRLGMAQPPLSRAIQQLERRMGVPLLNRTSRGVSLTPAGAVFLAESRKALDAVDAAVRRAQRAGQEVPKLLVAMKPDGDAGLLERILPGYRADPDAIEVEVVVGGIGEQSRMLRDGRVDLAFLHGPHDDSVGFDTELLLEQDQVAMLARGHRLADRSALVLADLDGEPLPRWPGSDVRGPEVRDAGQLLQLVALGQVVAVVPESARRHVRADVVCLPVLDAPRTSVLLAWPDRTRSRAVAAFVRASTDVRSPAAPSPT